A single Rhopalosiphum padi isolate XX-2018 chromosome 4, ASM2088224v1, whole genome shotgun sequence DNA region contains:
- the LOC132930425 gene encoding hairy/enhancer-of-split related with YRPW motif protein-like, whose amino-acid sequence MVVPRGGGPAHHPDSVASYQPPTTAAATAEPPHWGYGPWSSMPAPPPTSRHHQQGVKRHFNESDDCDDAFSEESSKDHCSSPGDGTDTPHMLTRKKRRGIIEKRRRDRINTSLSELRRLVPTAYEKQGSAKLEKAEILQLTVDHLKMIHAKGLDTLAYDPSKYAMDYHNIGFRECANEVARYLESVEGMNGRDPLRERLLSHLQYFAAQREYAAKSPAAAAHHNAPPPPPPPGWYGGHHVGAPPPPPPPPPATIPPVHHYPSTTSPHQQQQQPPSLTLPPPPPPPSHNNNNYETSATAADGIKSAAEADAAGLTTLSSVPADYHHHHHHHQQQRQHEQQHHHRGRDDYQHQHQHGGGAGNQLHNLQPVQPPPQPPSSYHDDAAMHQQHHHQQQQQYQPDSSVSAQMKPYRPWGAEVAY is encoded by the exons ATGGTGGTGCCCCGCGGGGGCGGTCCGGCTCATCATCCGGATTCCGTCGCATCGTACCAACCGCCGACCACAGCTGCCGCTACCGCCGAGCCCCCACACTGGGGCTACGGACCGTGGAGTTCGATGCCCGCGCCGCCGCCGACTTCTCGACACCATCAGCAAGGCGTCAAAAGACATTTCAACGAGAGCGACGATTGCGACGATGCGTTTTCTGAGGAGTCCAGCAAAGACCA TTGTTCTTCACCCGGAGATGGAACCGACACGCCTCATATGCTTACCCGGAAAAAACGCCGGGGCATTATCGAAAAAAGACGTCGTGACCGCATCAACACCAGTCTATCCGAACTCAGACGGCTTGTGCCCACGGCGTACGAAAAACAGGGTTCAGCCAAACTGGAAAAGGCCGAAATCTTACAGCTCACGGTCGATCATTTGAAAATGATTCACGCAAAAG GTTTAGACACGTTGGCTTACGATCCGTCCAAGTACGCGATGGACTACCACAACATCGGGTTCAGGGAATGCGCCAACGAGGTGGCCAGGTACTTGGAGTCGGTGGAAGGCATGAATGGTCGGGATCCGCTGCGCGAGCGTCTACTGTCGCACTTACAGTACTTTGCTGCACAACGCGAGTATGCGGCGAAGTCACCGGCCGCTGCTGCACACCACAAcgcgccaccaccgccgccgcccccAGGTTGGTACGGTGGTCATCACGTTGGggcaccgccaccgccaccgccgccaccaccggCGACTATTCCGCCGGTGCACCATTACCCGTCGACGACATCACCTcaccaacaacaacagcaaccgCCGTCGCTGACCCTtcccccgccgccgccgccgcccagccacaacaacaacaattacGAGACGTCAGCGACGGCCGCGGACGGCATCAAATCTGCGGCCGAAGCGGACGCAGCCGGCCTCACCACCCTGTCGTCCGTCCCGGCGGACTatcaccatcaccaccaccatcaccaacAGCAGCGACAACACGAACAGCAGCACCATCATCGCGGTCGCGACGACTACCAGCACCAACACCAGCACGGCGGCGGTGCCGGCAACCAATTGCACAACTTGCAACCCGTTCAACCGCCACCGCAGCCGCCGTCGAGCTATCACGACGATGCAGCCATGCACCAACAGCACCATcaccaacaacaacagcagTACCAACCCGATTCGTCCGTTTCCGCGCAGATGAAACCATATAGGCCTTGGGGCGCCGAAGTGGCGTACTAA